A genomic segment from Flammeovirga pectinis encodes:
- a CDS encoding Ig-like domain-containing protein: MNKYYVYLAVLFLLFSNIIVAKNTSKAMHTQTTSTSYYFSNQGDDSNDGSIDTPWKTLTKASEIAKLSNKGGILKAGDKLLFRRGDTFEGQLVILCSGTEENPIEISNYGTASELPILSGAGNIPTGDFIEAVKLTNTSYITMDGLWIKNDRKNKGNITWNTNSAFGIKVIANKWGGVLTGLTFRNLKITDVFAIDMIDWEGKFTLDYYTAKGIFFDADKDDITVTPIKEVGIDNVLIEDCYFYNLGSTAISIRHLSNLPSYNNPVDEEERNLNFVVRNNHFEKLGGDGVVLASICNAIVEKNDFIDLGWGNHKSSTDRYYGRGEGCWIWDSRNILVQYNKQLRARGFGDTYGAAGHIDFYCKNAIFQYNYSEDTEGGFVEILGDCLNSTFRYNVSVNDGFRDFHGYSLWIAGYVGTDKDPIRSDSSFIYNNTVYINKEGNTPDILIWAKNTYIYNNIFKVMNGAAIGADGVEIDIEEGSELIVDNNLFYGDISSDFTNLDNNKIIDEDPEFVNEGTSGIEGYQLKETSAAIDAGKKFPEPIFPMAGKGIFKNITLNTATDIYGNEVDITNLISNIGADNNYNSKQEDLSVTGIIIENDITEMGIGESFKVVATVVPLNATNTTVKWASDNSAIATVNQEGLVEGLTEGVVKITATTEEGNFIASTTITVKKEAILSTQPITKALFKMYPNPTSDYVIFEGNQLVGKQHITICSALGKAVFSTSFTERYKMPVNHLNKGTYVVVLTNVSGQTYSEKLIIK; the protein is encoded by the coding sequence ATGAACAAATATTACGTTTACTTAGCAGTGCTTTTCTTATTATTTTCCAACATAATAGTGGCAAAAAATACTAGCAAAGCAATGCATACTCAAACTACATCAACCTCTTACTATTTTAGTAACCAAGGTGATGATAGTAACGATGGGAGTATTGACACTCCTTGGAAAACACTAACTAAAGCATCCGAAATAGCTAAACTTTCTAACAAAGGAGGTATTCTAAAGGCAGGTGATAAACTATTATTTAGAAGAGGAGATACTTTTGAAGGTCAGTTGGTAATTTTATGTTCTGGAACAGAAGAAAACCCTATTGAAATAAGTAATTACGGAACAGCATCAGAATTACCAATTTTATCAGGTGCTGGAAATATTCCTACAGGAGATTTTATCGAAGCAGTAAAATTAACCAACACAAGTTATATTACTATGGATGGGCTTTGGATAAAAAATGACAGGAAAAACAAAGGGAACATAACTTGGAATACAAACTCTGCATTTGGGATAAAAGTAATTGCAAATAAGTGGGGTGGTGTACTCACAGGACTTACTTTTAGAAACCTAAAAATTACAGATGTTTTTGCTATTGATATGATAGATTGGGAAGGGAAATTTACCTTAGATTATTATACTGCCAAAGGCATATTTTTTGATGCTGATAAAGACGATATTACAGTTACACCAATAAAAGAAGTAGGTATAGATAATGTACTTATTGAGGATTGCTATTTTTATAATCTTGGCTCAACAGCTATTAGTATTCGCCATTTATCTAATTTACCGTCTTACAATAACCCTGTAGATGAGGAAGAGAGAAACCTTAATTTTGTAGTACGAAATAATCATTTCGAAAAATTAGGTGGAGATGGTGTCGTATTGGCTTCAATTTGTAATGCAATTGTAGAGAAAAACGATTTTATAGATTTAGGTTGGGGCAATCACAAATCATCAACAGATAGATATTATGGTAGAGGAGAAGGTTGTTGGATTTGGGATTCACGAAATATTTTAGTGCAATACAATAAACAATTAAGAGCAAGAGGTTTTGGCGATACCTATGGAGCAGCCGGACATATTGACTTTTATTGTAAAAATGCCATTTTCCAATACAATTATAGTGAAGATACAGAAGGTGGTTTTGTCGAAATTCTAGGCGATTGTTTAAACAGTACGTTCCGCTATAATGTGAGTGTGAACGATGGTTTCAGAGATTTTCATGGATATTCACTTTGGATTGCGGGCTATGTTGGAACAGACAAAGATCCTATTCGTTCGGATAGTAGTTTTATCTATAATAACACGGTGTATATTAATAAGGAGGGCAATACACCCGACATCTTAATTTGGGCAAAAAACACTTATATCTACAACAATATTTTTAAAGTGATGAATGGTGCTGCAATTGGTGCAGATGGTGTTGAAATTGATATTGAAGAAGGAAGTGAATTAATAGTAGATAACAACCTTTTTTACGGAGATATCTCTTCGGATTTTACCAATTTGGATAACAATAAAATAATTGATGAAGATCCAGAATTTGTAAATGAAGGAACAAGTGGAATTGAAGGTTACCAATTAAAAGAAACTAGTGCCGCAATAGATGCTGGTAAAAAGTTTCCAGAGCCAATATTTCCAATGGCGGGGAAAGGAATTTTTAAAAATATAACGCTAAATACAGCTACAGATATTTACGGAAACGAAGTGGATATTACCAACTTAATTTCAAATATTGGAGCAGATAATAACTATAATAGTAAACAAGAAGATCTAAGTGTTACGGGTATTATTATTGAAAATGATATTACTGAAATGGGTATTGGAGAATCGTTTAAAGTGGTGGCAACCGTAGTGCCTTTAAACGCAACAAATACTACTGTAAAATGGGCATCTGATAACTCAGCAATTGCAACTGTAAATCAGGAAGGACTTGTAGAAGGTTTAACGGAAGGCGTAGTGAAAATAACGGCAACTACAGAAGAAGGTAATTTTATAGCTTCGACAACAATTACAGTAAAGAAAGAAGCGATTTTAAGCACACAACCTATCACAAAAGCATTGTTTAAAATGTATCCAAATCCAACATCAGATTATGTAATTTTTGAGGGAAATCAATTAGTAGGTAAACAGCACATAACTATTTGTTCTGCACTTGGAAAAGCTGTGTTTTCTACATCGTTTACAGAACGTTATAAAATGCCTGTAAATCATTTAAACAAAGGCACTTACGTGGTTGTTTTAACGAATGTATCAGGACAAACATATTCTGAAAAACTGATCATAAAGTAA
- a CDS encoding arylsulfatase has translation MKRLLLFSLLAFLVSCKTSKNETTKNEKISQPNIILIMADDMGFSDLGFMGSGINTPNIDRLANNGMVFNNFYNAGRCCPTRATLLTGLYAHNADLGWMTASDFGRPGYRGAISKNSVTIAQVLKSAGYANYITGKWHVTYDNNMTANADNSNWPLQRGFDDYYGILAGGGGYYDPNTLTKGNEIIAPSDNFYLTEAINTSTIDILDNHYATKKDQPYFFYVAHYAPHRPLHALKEDIKKYKGKFSKGWDHFRKQRYDVMKESGLADAWALSDRPKDIPAWDSLSDEEKAKWEVYMEVYAAQIDRMDQGIGQIVNYLEEKGELDNTIIMFLSDNGGNAEPQGKDIPFDKMTDIGGKTFNQSYRKNWANMSNTPFRLYKSSNHEGGISTPLIVHWPEKIKQAGITDQQGHVLDLMPTFMELAGAEYPKNVEGNYIKPYQGKSFVSALEGTTAARGPMYFEHQADRAIIDGNWKLVALKANKPPYKGKWKLYNLSKDRAEEHNLIDEHPEIAEKLKKQWDNWATDNNVLPLDGRGWNQRLKSDINAQKI, from the coding sequence ATGAAACGATTATTACTTTTTAGCCTATTAGCATTTTTAGTCTCTTGTAAAACATCAAAAAATGAGACGACTAAAAACGAGAAAATTAGTCAGCCGAATATCATTTTGATTATGGCAGACGATATGGGTTTTTCTGATCTTGGTTTTATGGGGTCGGGTATTAACACACCGAACATAGACCGATTAGCAAATAACGGAATGGTGTTTAATAACTTTTATAATGCCGGAAGATGTTGCCCTACAAGAGCAACTTTACTAACAGGTTTGTATGCACATAATGCCGACCTTGGTTGGATGACTGCTTCAGATTTTGGGAGACCAGGTTATAGAGGTGCCATCAGTAAAAATAGTGTAACAATTGCACAGGTTCTAAAAAGTGCTGGATATGCCAATTATATCACAGGAAAGTGGCATGTTACTTACGATAATAATATGACAGCCAATGCAGATAATTCAAATTGGCCATTGCAAAGAGGATTTGATGATTACTATGGTATTCTTGCTGGTGGTGGCGGATATTATGATCCAAATACACTAACAAAAGGAAACGAAATTATTGCTCCTTCAGACAATTTTTATCTTACTGAAGCAATCAATACATCAACTATAGATATTCTAGATAATCATTACGCTACTAAAAAAGACCAACCATATTTCTTTTATGTAGCACATTATGCACCGCATAGACCGTTACATGCTTTAAAAGAAGATATAAAAAAGTACAAAGGAAAATTTAGTAAAGGATGGGATCATTTCCGTAAGCAACGTTATGATGTAATGAAAGAAAGTGGCCTTGCAGATGCTTGGGCTTTAAGCGATCGTCCAAAAGATATTCCTGCATGGGATTCGTTATCTGATGAGGAGAAAGCAAAATGGGAGGTGTACATGGAAGTCTATGCCGCACAAATTGATAGAATGGATCAAGGAATTGGTCAGATTGTCAATTACTTAGAGGAGAAAGGAGAGCTAGATAATACAATTATTATGTTCTTATCTGATAATGGAGGAAATGCAGAACCTCAGGGTAAAGATATCCCTTTTGATAAAATGACAGATATTGGTGGAAAAACATTTAACCAGAGCTACAGAAAAAATTGGGCAAACATGAGTAATACTCCTTTCAGGTTATACAAAAGTTCTAACCATGAAGGAGGAATTAGCACACCATTGATTGTACATTGGCCAGAAAAAATAAAACAGGCAGGTATTACAGATCAACAAGGCCATGTACTAGATTTAATGCCCACATTTATGGAACTGGCAGGAGCAGAGTACCCTAAAAATGTTGAAGGAAATTATATTAAACCTTATCAAGGAAAAAGCTTTGTAAGTGCATTAGAAGGCACAACTGCAGCTAGAGGTCCAATGTATTTTGAGCATCAGGCAGATAGAGCAATTATTGATGGGAATTGGAAATTAGTTGCCTTAAAGGCGAATAAGCCTCCTTATAAAGGAAAATGGAAGCTTTATAATTTATCAAAAGATAGAGCAGAAGAACATAATTTAATTGATGAGCACCCAGAAATTGCAGAAAAATTAAAGAAGCAATGGGATAACTGGGCTACGGATAATAATGTTTTACCTCTTGATGGTAGAGGATGGAATCAAAGACTTAAAAGCGACATTAATGCGCAGAAGATATAA